Below is a window of Mus caroli chromosome 2, CAROLI_EIJ_v1.1, whole genome shotgun sequence DNA.
tgtgtggtttgtggggaaactcctggaccccaacaaaaataataagcacTGTGCTCAGttcagaatgaacacagacacacagagagacacatgcacatcatcatcatctcatacaatacatcccaactgcagcctcccctcccctcctctccccttccctcccatccctcccctcccatccctccactcCTCCAATTTCCATCCCTCCACCTCCATTCTCCCCCAGATCCATGgctcctcagtttcccttcaggaaagaacaggcctcccaggatgtcaaccaaacacagcataacaaacaataaaactaGACACAATCCCTCATATCTGGGCTGGATGAAGCAACCTAGTAAAAGGAAAAGAGCTCCAAGAACAGTCCAAAGAGTCAGACACTCCCTGACTCCCACTGTTTGGAGTCCCACAGAAACCCCAAGCTAACAATCACAACGTGTATGCAGAGGATCTAATGAAGACCCATGCAAGTTCCTTGATACTacttcagtgtctgtgagccccTTTGattcctgcttagttgattctgggGGCTCTGTTCTCCTCATGTCTTGGATTCCTCTGAATCCTACGAtccttcctgcccctcttccacagggttccctgaactctgcctaatatttggctgtggatctctgaatctgctcccatcagctgctggaggaTGAAGCCTCACCGATGAGTGGCTGGGCACCAGTCTCTGAGTGGAGCAGAGTGGGAAGCATTTCACCGACTTTTGTTCTAGCGTTGTGTTTGTTTCTACCCTAGGTTTCTGGGCCATCCAACTTCTAGTTCCTAACCATCCAGGTAGTGTGTCATGGGCTTTTTCGAATGGCATAGGTCTTAAGGTAGACCAGTCACTagctggccactcccacaagctctgagccaccattgccccagcacatcttgcaggacAGGTATGGGTCTAAGGTTTGGGTTTGCCCCAGTCCCACCACTGAAAGCCTAGCATGGTTACAGAAGATGGACAGCTTAGGCTTCATAGTCTTCATTACTAGGGCCACCCTCATaggttccaggaagtttccactgtactAGACTCCACATCTGCCCTACGCCCTCAATTCCAATCATCTCTCCCCAAACTCTCTCCCTCTGTACTTTCCTTTCCTGCCTGTTCCCTGCTGTTCCCATCCCCACTGTAAACCTGAaacatctattctatttccctgtCACAGGGAGATCCATGTACTGTCCTCCCAGATCTCTCCTTGTTAGCGTCTCTGGATCTGTGGTGGACTGTAGCATGATTGccctttacttaacagctaatgtccactcataagtgagcacatatcatgtttgtctttctgggtctgagttgcTTTgctcaagatgatttttttttcatttgcctgtaaattttatgatgtcaatttttaacaactgagtaatattccattgtatatatggtccagattttctttatccattcttcagttgacagACATCTTGGCTGTTTTCAGTTACTACTATGAATAAAGCctctatgaacataattgagcaagtgtctgtgGAGAGCTCTTGGCACCACTTCTAGGAGTTTGGTAGGAATTTGccattgggctaggacaaggaagtaggctcaagatCGTGATCATCTTAAGAATTCTCTGAATACTACAggattttgtttattgccttgttccTTGACCTAGAACTGACTTTATCCTTTGCATGTAtttagaatggtataaaagcagactggagaaaaataaatccGCCTTAGCTGCAGAACTGGCTGAGCCATGTTATcatgttgtctaattgtttttttttttcttttcaaacttcgCTCTGCccccttgagaccctgttgactgactgagctgtcttggTCAGATGGCACATCAATGTTGGAGCTCAAGTATGAAGGGTACAATGAAGGACACCATGGGGAAAGGAGTGtgcataaaagaaaataaagaagatttgGGCCAACGGTGAATAAACCTTGTAAAAAGGGACAAGGTAGTGGTAGAATgctttctgtgtgcatgtttagAATAATGCTAAAATCTAGAGGAGCGAAGATCATTCTCATAGATGCTTTTGGTCTTTGAACCCTGATTAGAGGTAGTTTAGACCCTAGgcatgagagagagaatgggtttcagaaaagcagtcctcCCCACCTATCAGGGGATGCTttgtggaaagagaaggaaaatgaatgtaaGGCTTTCCAGAGCTCTCCTAGGAGAGCCCATAGACTTAGGTAACTCTTCTCTGACTCTTTACAGGTTTCTGTCCTTCAGCTTCAGCCCTCcatcctgccttgacttccatcTCTTCTCTTGTTTCTGACTAGCCTGAGCCCTCAAATAGTTCAGGTCCTCCTCCTGTTACTATGGTCACTGTGGCCATTGGGGAAGGaagctgccgctgctgctgctgccgctgccactGCAGCTAGGTAGTGACCTAACAGCATGGCTGCTCTGCAGGTGTCCGTGCAGCTAGAAGCTCTGATGCTTTTATAGCTTGGCTTGCTTAGTGCCCAGCAGCAGTCACAGTCAACTGTGAAGCTGCTGGCTGCTCTGCCACTTCTGCATTGTCAGCCCTGCTGCGTCGGTGCCACTGATGTTCTGTTGCCTCTCCTGCAGTCAAACAACATGGCAGGCGTATGCCCAAAATGTCAGAAGTTGGGGAATGGAGGCAAGATGACCaagaattcaaggttatctttggctacctgaaaccttgtctcaaacaaacttACCAACAACAAGAGTCACATGCAAGTAAAAGTTTTTGCTTGGCCAGATGCTGCAATACCAGGGTAGGCAGCAAAGGAGGTGGTGTGTCAGACAGCTATCAAACCAGAGATTGGGGGGCTTTGGGCTGTTTCCTTCCAGTCATAGCAGAGTTGTTATGTAAGTAAAGGTTTGTGTTTGAACCAATCACAGCCTTGCTTCTTTTCCATAACCCAAAGAAGTCCATCTGCTAGGCCACCAAGCTTGTGGACTCACCAGGAATACCCCAAGGCTTGTGGCACGAAAAAGTCCTGGGTTAGACTAAAGCTTAGGGGCTAAAGCCGGAAAGGGCTCAACAGCCTGTGTGTAGTAATATAAGTGGTTGAACTGAGAGTTCTTTTGCTCAAAGCAGTTGGGGAAGCAGTGGAGAGTTCAACAGCACTGGAATTATACTGCCCTGTCCTACCATCTTTATAGGAAAATGATCCTCAGAAAGGATGCTTAGATGTCCAACAACCTACCATTGATATTAACGGTGTGTGGTTTTAACAATGCTTGATACCTGCCTGGTACCTGAGGACCATTGGGTTCCTATCCTTTATCTCTGAACCACATCAGTCGGGCAGATCAATGGCAGAACTACCCACGTAGGGAAGTGGCAGCCAGTGGGTGTCTGCCCTCTGGATTGACAAAGTGCTGAGCTCTTCCAGCCCTGGCTGCCAAGCTTAGCCCTATTCATTCACAGGAATAGTCTTTCTTTCAATGCCACCAACGCACCGGTGCCTGGAGGCAGTGGGAGCCAGAGACCTGTGACCCACCTGTTAGAGCTGTGCAGACATTTCCAGAACACGTTTCACCACCACCTCCCACAGCCAGTCTCCAGCCAGAATGAGAACATGTCTGACCCTGTGTCTGTGTGACCCTGAACCACTGTACCCTCAAACTCCAGAACATTATTCTCTCAGGACCCCTCAACTCAGGGGTTGATGCTATGAGTACCCTCTCACTCAGGGTCTCTCCTGGAGTTTTGTAGCCACACTCTAATTTCAGTGAGATCCTCCAAGCATGGTGGCTGACTCTGCTGTCAGCTTGAGCTGCAAGCCATACTGCTGGTTTGTGAGTAGCCAAAGGCCTCAATCAGAAACACTGAGGCCAGATGTCAGGACTCAAACACTGGGGCTCTGAGTTTTAACTTCTGAGCTTAGACACACAGAACAAGGACTCAGAGTCTCCCACATGGTCTCAGAAGGCTGGCCTGGGTCCAGGGACCTGAGAGCCAAACCCCGTTGGTCCCAACTTCCCCTGTCACTTTCTGACCCAGCTACATATCAATTCAAGTGGGTTCTGTGGCCAGCTCTAGAATGTGACCAGTTAAATGGTGACCTTTGGCTGCCTTCCAATAGGGCACAGGATGTGTGTAGACAGGCTGACAACCGCAGAACAGAAAGGGGCATAAGGGAGATGCCAGACAAGGTGTCCACCAGAGAGAATGGTACTACTAGTAGTCCTGGGCCTGGTGCTGAGCCTGGCCACTGCGCAGTTCAACCTGCATACTGCTGTGCGGCGAAACTACAACCTGGCCAGGGTGGGCCGAGCCTTCTAGGGCTAGGCCGGGCTTCATGAAAAGCACCTGCCCCACTTTATTGGGGAGGAGGCTGACCTGGAAAAGGAGTGTCTAGGCCATGAGAGTCCCTCACATTCCTAGCCATCATGGCAACCAGAGGGTGCAGAAGGAGCTTTGGGAGAAatggggcagagggagggctGAAAAGGCAGAAGGAGGTCCCAGCTTAGAGCTAATGTTTAGGGACTCACCCAGGAGTGAGGCTGTGAGGGCCAAGCAGTCCCAGAGGTGGTACAGGACTCCACCACTCAGCCTTTCCTTCCAGATTTCTGGGACCTGGTACCTCGATTCCATAGCCTCAGATAACATGACGCGCATTGAAGAAAATGGAGACCTGAGGCTCTTCATCCGGAACATCAAGCTCTTAAATAACGGCAGCCTGCAGTTTGACTTCCATTTCATGTGTGTATTGCCCCCTAAGCGGGAACTAGGGGAGAATATGTTCCCGTGCCCCACAGGAActtcatacactcacacatcTGCACACTTGGGCCAGTGTGCGGACTTCACCAGCTCTTCCCTGCAGATCAGAATGATGGGATCAGGGGGTTTCTGGCCTGTTGCTGTGTTCTGTGCTCCTCCGAGTGAGTTAAGCTGAAAGGCCCCTTCTGGAGTGGTCACAGAAGCCAAGGTAGGGGGACGGGCCTGGTGCTTGCTCTGATCTTCTCCCCTCACTGTCCTCCAGGTTGCAAGGAGAATGTGTAGCTGTGACCATGGTCTGTGAGAAGACTAAGAATAATGGGGAGTTCTCCGTTGCCTGTGAGTGGGGCCCTCTTCTTTCTAATCTGATTGCCAGGAATCTTTTCTGCTGAGGCTGTGCCCACCAGCCTAGGTACAACTTAAGGGTCCACAGCCTGGCCCTCTCTCTGGACAGTACTAGCTTGGAACTATCACACAGCTAGCGTACTGCGCTGAGGTTTGTGGAGGCAGCACACAAAGGCACAGATGGGGCTATAATACCCTGCTATCTACACTTCCATACCACAGTCTCCTGAGCTAGCACTGGGCATCCAAACTCTCACATCCTCCCAATGCTTGCTTTAACAGAAGCTACATAAGTCACATGGCATTCATTGCAGAAGTGAAGGGGGTATACCAGTGCCCAGGCAGAGGGTATGCTAAGCTATATCTCTGTGCAGATGAGGGGGAAAACAAGGTGCTGCTCTTGGAGACCGACTACAGCATGTATATCATCTTCTACATGCAGAACATCAAGAATGGGACCAAGACCCAAGTGCTGGCACTCTATGGTAACCTGACCCTATTTGTTTGGGAATCCCAGCCACTGGGAGGGCATCTTCCATGGGCCCTAGACACATTATGGAATGGTGCCTTGGGATGCTCCCCCAACAAAAAGTCCCAAATCTGTCCCCAGGGCGCTCCATAGAGCTTGACAAGACTCATCAGAGAGAATTTGAAAACCTCTGCAATCTATATGGGCTGGACTCACAAAATATCATCGACATGACACAAAAAGGTAAGGTTCTCTTCTCTGACTCAGAAAGGCCCAGagaaggcagctcacagcctggTGTGCCTTGCACGGATGCCCTGAGGGCTGGGGTAGGGGTTGAGCAACCCATCTTGACATCCCCTTGTCTCCCcagatttttgctttttatagaCCATAGAGGAGCCAGCCAGGCCTTCTGGTATGTGAATTTTGGTTTGGGTACAAGACAAGCAGCCTGGGGTGTTGGGAACCGGGCAGGGTAACCCAGAGCCAGTGGTGTGGGAAGCTGGGGGAGGTCCATCTCAGAGTGACCATGGGTGTCACATCTCAAAGCTTATACTCTGCTCATCACTGGCTTGTCCTGCTGAAGCAAAGGAACACCCAGCTCTTTGTAGAAGACTATGTGATATATTCCCAGAGTCAGGATTGTAGTGGGGCCTTTCATAGTGTGTCTGAGGAGAGTGGAAACTACCCTGGATGCTATGTGCAGTGAAGGATGGAGCTTGGGGTTTATTGTCTTACAGCTTTGCACCCCAGAGAGTTGAGATCCAGGCACTGCAGAGCCAGCATTAGGCATCCTCTTTCTTTCTGATGCTGGCCTGTGGTCATATCTCTGTACTCTAGGCCTCTGTCTTCACATGGCCTTCTGTGTCTGCATTTCCTCCTCTGCCAATGAGATTTAAGCCACCCAGGCATTCAAACTGATCTTAACTCATGTATGAACACTGTTGCCAAATAAAGTTCCTCCTTTGGTTCAAGAATGAAGACAAGCATGTGTTTAGGGACATAGAACTTGGCACTTCAAGATCTTTTCTTAGAAACAGGACTCCATGGTAGTAAAGATCACCCTCAGAGCATCcaagagattgaacccagggtcacCTCTTAAAGGACCCTGCACAAGGGCCCATGAGGTTCTATGGAGACAGGGTCTGTAAGACCTGGAAGTCTTCAGATGAGGGATTGAGACCCTGTCTGACCACCTCTGGGACTAGATTCCCCGAGCGACTAATGATAGAAACTCAACTGGGATAAGGGCCTGTCCCATGTGTTGGTGAACACACGGGATAGAAGTTATAGTGTTTTGTGGGCTGGAAGTGACCCTCCTGGACTGCAGCAGAGAGATGTGAACACTGTACCCACATAAGCAGTCTGTAAAGATGTTCACTTTAGCTTCCTTCATGACCACAGTCTGCAGCAGGTGATACATTTCAGCAAGCCAGAGCCTTGGGCCTTGGGTCAGCATATAAAGGCATGATTGCAAAATTGTAGGAAAGAGGCCGGATTAGAGGAATGGTGTCAGGAAGTGAGTGTGGCTCCTGAGGGGCAGCACGATGATCCCAGCTGCGCTGTCTctgaaggacagaggcagagcaTATACAGCCTCCAAAACGACAAAATGCTCAGCACCAAACACACATTCTAACaagcaaacacactcacatacacaggcatatatgaacatgcacatgctcatgtgCTCAAACATACATGTGTTcattcatatgcatatgtgtgcaatgCATGCTTATCTACAGGatcactcacatatatacacatatacatgctcatgcactcacacagacacatgctactcacccatgcacacacaaaggagCCTAGTGGCCTATTTCAAGATATTTTTTAGGAGGCAGTTTCTCCCTTAGCAGTGCTTAGCAGGAGCACTCCAGCTGTGGGACAGCAGGGCCAGGTGGGTCTGAGTCGCCTTCCAAGGACTGGCCAGCTGGCAGAATGGTCACTCCCAGGAAGCCTGGCCTGTGCATCACTTGGTGCAGCCTGCTGAACCACAGATGTGCAGGAACCCACCCACATGTAGTTTTCTTGTAGCTGCAGCTATAAGGGTCTTTGATTCGCTGAGAATGATATGCTGGACTCAAGTAGTAAGCAAAAGCAAAGACCGTTCTATTCtacagaagtccagcatgctggggtctaccATTACCAAGATGGAGACACACCAGTGAGTTCTCAGGCCTGATTTAAAGAAtaataggggaattccaggaaggAAGGTGTCTATCTTAAGCATTGCctctatctctagggacattccagaaccattccagaacattccagaacagggctggaaactgttgctggggaagtctggaaactgctacTGACCCATTGTCCTAGCCTCAGGCCAGGTGAGGGGGCAGTTTCAGAGGCCTGTttttgcccagttcttggaaacaaagatttaggcctagtctcatGAAGTGTCAtgaatttgaagcctgtcatggagtcagcctagcctgcCTCACAGCAGAGTCAGCCTGAGGAAGAGAGAGTTTATCTGGGGTCACACGGGCAAGGTTCCTTGTGCCTGAGGCAGCTGtcactctggaggtggagagaAGTGGACGGTGGTGCTCACTTCCTCACTTTTTTATTCCATCTGGAATGCTGCCATGGAGATGTACAGTGGGCCTCCTGTCTCGGTGAGCTCAATCTAAAGACTCCCTCACAAGCATTCTCGTGGGCTGTATCCAAGAAGATTAGAGAGCCTGTCCAATTGACAGTATTGATCATGACACTTGAGAATCAGAATAATGGCTGTCCTGAAGAATGGCAGGAAGTGGCTGATCAGCACATGCAGGCCTCTGTCCTCTCTTAGAGGGCTGCATGAAGGAGATGGGGCCATAGCCAAGTTCCCCAAGTCCCCATGCTGTCTTCTGCACAGTCTAGACTGGTCCTGCCTTGTGggctttccccaccccaccccactccactccTCCACCCCCTGAAGATAAGGAAACAGAACAAGAATAGATATCTGCTGCCCCACACCACTGGACTCCTAAGAATGTCACTGAGGTCGAAGGCCCTTGAATTTTAGTTGTGTTTGGTTCCCATCCTCTGAGGAGTTGTGTTACCAACAAGTCCAAAATGGTTACTGCTTCCTGAtcacttggtccaatcagcataatATCATGGATATTGTGCACCAATGGGATATTTTCTAGAAGAGACACATGATCAAGATCCCTCTAAGTTctgacacagggctggagagttaaTAAATCCTTGAGATAAACTGTAACGGTTTACTGTTGGTCTTGCTAGCTCAAAGTGAATTGCTTCTGGTGGGTCTTATGGACAGGCACTGAGCAACGGGCATTTGCTCAATCAATTGCTGTGTACCACGTACCAGGCTATAGGGCACATGGGCTGTGCTACCAGACAGGCATAAGAACTGGTATGCTGGGGTGTGGTCAAACCCTGGGAATCTCAGAGATCTTAGATGGCAGGAGTGAAGctgccccctccctgccctctctgcCTGCTCTGGAACTTATATCAACCACTCCAAACTGAGGGGACCAGGGGGAGTCAGGCAGACGGTGCAGCACCTGAAACTCCTCTCCCTGCTAATGAAGCACCTCAGCAGCCTTAACGTTCAGCCATTGACCTTCCCTTCCTGGATATCCCTATGCCCTTCCCCGAAATTATATAATCCCGGTTCACCTCGAATAAACTGTATGCACAACCACCCCCAgtaaagaaatatgaacaagCTAAGGTCATCTCAGAGACTTGCTTCATTAAAGATCACCATGGGGAAGGACTTCGCCTAAAAGAACCCCAACACTAAGCCTCAGGAAGAAAGCCTTCCAGCAC
It encodes the following:
- the Lcn9 gene encoding epididymal-specific lipocalin-9, which gives rise to MVLLVVLGLVLSLATAQFNLHTAVRRNYNLARISGTWYLDSIASDNMTRIEENGDLRLFIRNIKLLNNGSLQFDFHFMLQGECVAVTMVCEKTKNNGEFSVAYEGENKVLLLETDYSMYIIFYMQNIKNGTKTQVLALYGRSIELDKTHQREFENLCNLYGLDSQNIIDMTQKDFCFL